A region from the Desmonostoc muscorum LEGE 12446 genome encodes:
- a CDS encoding DUF3854 domain-containing protein: MFDERHLQLTSAYARTSQHFIRAFIYPLGEFIYKSIESAIDLKCRIEIGEETYFLSPDEDGGWKWSKGNFEGVTDEEIEQVEEIMAYLLPKLLPGSNDITPSKFPPEPDLPPVLPNPNSPLILPPSATSVEFLTIQMWQNTQEYLPIQDQDNVGLNASIHRNVFFTVESANNGISSKKLERQNTQHIPPHPEHIDPQHWHELVVGSAIAPDIAHLNFSSLHFSYVGGEHEAWERLMISDKLSRTNTGSLSIRLLELYSHLDAGGWWCNSGVDPRTFANLTPGEQPQVKEWGCYKPNRPRPKTVKKDGFTVAVEGKFIKYEHPPSVDLSIFLLDVPGVIAQNIYSKAGVNPSDSDRLSGFWYCVYKHNIPITITEGAKKAASLLSQGHAAIGLPGISSGYRSPKNEWGKKIGDSYLADELAVFATSGREIKICFDHETKPETKLNIQRDICQTGSLLQEFGAVVKVITLPGPDKGVDDFIVAQGGESFEKLSAGAIALESWHQNQLDRKRFTIKLKDGTVKTIDQQKGDFTVTDAPELEANIGVFKKSRAKSPIDPGSQIIDIKVIDSDIIHIDVTPESTQPTEPPVIPQNTKSISSWAKKENVTLYEPNFFRKRLEASENKQIAFAAYTLLKKYGVEAKDEQQQTSGKIYHADAFVIKNHGADKYSIYRRHNNVELITFQADKWGHVGNIKLSYTEIESEPKIWREKQSKEGRRQKAEGRRDSEALASPRASEFDPGSNPAQFLSTKSEIMVGDVRTCSLWSRAESENSIPSASCPLPSAFLVNILPIERQEFLLVADYLKAGKELPSVDEDPRKIASVVGSVSPKGTHNILESFKENEVLKILTQTITSFEKDDLTLGNYRILFQQTSDNTSTLQLLKTEHNGTNREAVRFQFEKTDTGMTHQVQAMAITEADLEKLRLLAQKLHINYKALFGNPTDTRDIDLPVHPEITRNLDKEQSYQSTQSTSNVPDRKTQSNLQEASSNSPSAKQHNAVSHSTTPTPSQPTKRSKFSSGLDNAVLPLHPVLKQYWEQLEKDGSSHETVAQGHLEFQSKIQQTGKLTVGEQRELYQQIQNLAWSEINHFGRTDIVLPPLAYIVNDLRSHVLTEPQPQFSSDPKRDRLMPLHPDIASHWHGLETNNAWSSVANQYNNPLREKLSKTGKLTIGEQRELYQKILLQSQFEQHNKGQTNISLPPLSDVIQDLLNTRSQVINNTYTPKVKVHSQKSHTPPQPTTNSEELEL, translated from the coding sequence ATGTTTGATGAACGACATTTGCAACTTACTTCTGCCTACGCTAGAACTAGTCAGCATTTTATTAGAGCTTTTATTTATCCTTTAGGAGAGTTTATTTACAAATCAATAGAATCAGCTATTGATTTAAAATGTCGAATTGAAATAGGGGAAGAAACTTATTTTCTTTCTCCTGATGAGGATGGTGGCTGGAAATGGTCTAAAGGTAACTTTGAAGGTGTAACAGATGAGGAAATAGAACAAGTAGAAGAGATAATGGCATATTTATTGCCTAAACTTCTTCCCGGCAGTAATGATATAACACCGTCGAAATTTCCTCCTGAGCCTGATTTACCTCCAGTTTTACCTAACCCCAATTCCCCCTTAATTCTTCCGCCTTCTGCCACATCTGTTGAGTTTTTAACTATACAGATGTGGCAGAACACCCAGGAATATCTACCTATTCAAGACCAAGATAATGTAGGTTTAAATGCTTCCATCCATAGAAATGTTTTTTTTACAGTTGAAAGCGCCAACAATGGCATAAGTAGTAAAAAACTTGAGCGACAAAATACTCAACATATCCCGCCTCACCCAGAACATATTGATCCGCAACATTGGCACGAACTCGTAGTAGGCAGCGCGATCGCACCAGATATTGCACATCTCAACTTCTCTAGTCTTCATTTTAGCTATGTCGGTGGCGAACATGAAGCTTGGGAACGGCTCATGATCAGCGACAAACTCTCACGTACAAATACAGGTAGCCTCTCTATTAGGCTTTTAGAACTCTATTCCCATCTAGATGCAGGTGGCTGGTGGTGTAATTCAGGAGTAGACCCGCGCACATTTGCTAATCTTACCCCTGGTGAGCAACCTCAAGTTAAAGAATGGGGATGTTATAAGCCAAACCGCCCCAGACCCAAAACCGTGAAAAAAGATGGGTTCACTGTTGCGGTTGAAGGCAAGTTCATCAAATATGAGCATCCACCATCAGTTGATTTGAGTATTTTCTTGCTAGATGTCCCAGGCGTGATTGCCCAAAATATTTACTCAAAAGCTGGAGTAAACCCCAGCGATAGCGATCGCTTGAGTGGTTTTTGGTATTGTGTGTATAAACACAACATTCCCATCACCATTACCGAAGGGGCGAAGAAAGCAGCCAGTCTGTTAAGCCAAGGTCACGCAGCCATCGGACTACCAGGAATTTCCTCCGGCTATCGCTCACCTAAAAACGAGTGGGGCAAGAAAATTGGTGATTCCTATCTGGCTGATGAGTTAGCTGTTTTCGCAACTTCTGGTAGAGAAATCAAAATCTGCTTTGATCATGAAACTAAGCCTGAAACTAAGCTCAATATCCAAAGAGATATTTGTCAGACAGGAAGCTTATTACAAGAATTTGGTGCTGTCGTTAAAGTAATAACGCTGCCAGGGCCGGATAAGGGTGTAGATGATTTTATAGTGGCACAGGGAGGAGAAAGTTTTGAAAAGCTATCTGCCGGGGCTATAGCTCTAGAGTCATGGCATCAAAATCAACTTGATAGAAAACGTTTTACTATCAAGCTCAAAGATGGCACAGTCAAAACAATTGATCAACAAAAAGGAGATTTTACTGTGACAGATGCTCCCGAATTAGAAGCAAACATTGGTGTATTTAAAAAAAGTCGTGCTAAATCACCTATTGACCCTGGTTCACAGATTATAGATATAAAAGTTATTGATTCAGACATTATTCATATAGATGTTACCCCTGAGTCAACCCAACCAACTGAACCGCCTGTGATTCCACAAAACACAAAAAGCATTAGTTCTTGGGCTAAAAAAGAAAATGTTACACTTTATGAGCCTAATTTTTTTAGAAAGCGCCTAGAAGCTAGCGAGAATAAACAAATAGCTTTTGCTGCTTATACTTTGTTAAAAAAATATGGTGTTGAGGCTAAAGATGAACAACAGCAGACCAGTGGCAAAATCTACCATGCTGATGCTTTTGTAATCAAGAATCATGGTGCTGATAAATACAGTATCTATCGTCGTCATAATAATGTAGAGTTAATAACTTTTCAAGCTGATAAATGGGGACATGTAGGCAATATTAAACTTTCTTACACAGAAATAGAGTCTGAGCCAAAAATTTGGAGAGAAAAACAAAGTAAAGAAGGCAGGAGGCAGAAGGCAGAAGGCAGAAGGGATAGCGAAGCGTTAGCGAGTCCGCGAGCGTCAGAATTTGACCCTGGCTCTAACCCCGCTCAATTCTTGTCCACCAAATCAGAGATTATGGTGGGGGACGTAAGAACATGTTCCCTCTGGTCACGGGCAGAGAGCGAAAACAGTATTCCTTCTGCCTCCTGCCCTCTGCCCTCTGCCTTTCTTGTTAACATTCTGCCTATTGAAAGGCAGGAGTTTTTGTTAGTGGCTGACTACCTCAAAGCTGGTAAAGAATTGCCCTCTGTTGATGAAGACCCTCGCAAAATAGCCTCTGTCGTTGGTTCAGTCTCTCCTAAAGGCACACACAATATTTTAGAAAGTTTCAAAGAAAACGAGGTATTAAAAATTCTCACACAAACTATTACTAGCTTCGAGAAAGACGATTTAACCTTGGGCAATTACCGGATTCTTTTTCAGCAAACCAGTGACAATACATCTACTCTGCAATTACTCAAAACTGAACACAATGGTACAAATCGGGAAGCTGTTCGTTTTCAGTTTGAGAAAACTGACACTGGGATGACTCATCAAGTCCAAGCGATGGCTATCACTGAAGCTGATTTGGAGAAGTTAAGACTATTAGCTCAAAAACTGCATATTAATTACAAAGCATTATTTGGCAACCCGACAGACACCCGTGACATCGACTTGCCCGTTCATCCCGAAATTACCCGTAATTTAGACAAAGAGCAGTCATATCAATCTACTCAATCTACGTCCAACGTACCAGATCGCAAGACACAATCAAACCTACAAGAAGCAAGCTCTAATTCTCCTTCTGCAAAACAACACAACGCTGTATCACACTCAACTACACCAACACCATCACAACCAACAAAACGATCCAAATTTTCTTCTGGATTAGATAACGCTGTGCTACCACTACATCCAGTTTTGAAACAATATTGGGAGCAGTTAGAAAAGGATGGTTCAAGTCATGAGACTGTAGCGCAAGGACATTTAGAATTTCAATCTAAAATTCAGCAAACTGGAAAATTAACTGTTGGTGAACAACGTGAACTTTACCAGCAGATTCAAAATCTTGCCTGGAGCGAGATCAATCATTTTGGGCGTACTGATATTGTGCTTCCACCATTAGCTTACATTGTTAATGATTTGCGTTCGCACGTTCTTACAGAACCACAGCCACAGTTTTCTTCTGACCCAAAACGTGATAGGCTTATGCCTCTTCACCCTGACATCGCCTCTCATTGGCACGGTTTAGAAACTAATAATGCTTGGTCTAGTGTTGCCAATCAGTACAACAACCCTTTACGGGAAAAACTTTCAAAAACTGGCAAGCTGACTATTGGGGAGCAGCGTGAACTTTACCAGAAAATTCTCCTTCAAAGTCAATTCGAGCAGCACAACAAAGGGCAAACGAATATCTCACTTCCTCCTTTGAGTGATGTGATTCAGGATTTGCTCAATACTCGTAGCCAGGTTATTAACAATACTTATACGCCCAAGGTTAAAGTACATTCCCAAAAATCTCACACTCCACCACAACCTACTACTAATTCAGAGGAATTAGAATTATGA
- a CDS encoding relaxase/mobilization nuclease domain-containing protein: protein MKMTIEELKIDNFELIKTLSQQYIFANGSFIDINLTPTQIIDNFNTLSGTRPRLKSLGIYIVISLKNIYINLNQQLCIQIVNQYIHGIGWYDLQYICFFDINPSNVYIHIIFNRVTPQGKLIDIKYLGANWQQYEVLRQSCSRILENPANNKYLQRRCNCCP, encoded by the coding sequence ATGAAAATGACTATTGAAGAATTGAAGATTGATAATTTTGAATTAATTAAAACTTTATCTCAACAGTATATTTTCGCTAATGGTAGTTTCATTGACATTAATCTGACTCCAACTCAAATCATTGACAATTTTAATACCTTGTCTGGAACTAGACCAAGACTTAAGAGTTTGGGAATCTATATTGTCATCAGTTTGAAAAATATTTATATTAACCTAAATCAACAATTATGTATTCAAATTGTTAATCAATATATTCATGGTATTGGCTGGTATGATTTGCAGTACATTTGTTTTTTTGATATTAATCCAAGTAACGTTTACATTCATATTATTTTTAATCGGGTTACTCCCCAAGGTAAGCTCATTGATATAAAATACTTGGGGGCTAACTGGCAACAATATGAGGTTTTACGTCAATCTTGTTCTCGGATCTTAGAAAACCCTGCTAATAATAAATATTTACAGAGACGCTGCAACTGTTGTCCCTAA
- a CDS encoding type IV secretory system conjugative DNA transfer family protein, which yields MSKSFKVNSANPQGFRFEQLQNPSDAIGKYTHHLFTPNGLTVLSLLGAYILMRVFFGDGNKKKIATSYWGGAKETATAQKKAILQIANPQCDSAALYIGKHQGKGGGTTFYIPDVQRGTAVIGAPGSGKTFSAINPMIYSAIDQEFPCIVYDFKYPSQAKVAAYAKYKGYDVHIFAPGFPESEVCNPLDFLRDSSDAESSRQISTVINKNFRLLGNSTEDGFFGPSGDQLTQAILMLAKEFGQFADVMTCAAILSSEQMVKRLMAASLNPWVKIAFGQLFSSAASEKTVAGIVATASIMFTRFMAKNTLGCFIGKTTLPLEIKGKQMIIFGLDRERRDAVGPLMTSILHMTIARNIAKKRLDPLIVALDELPSIYLPDLYRWLNESRSEGFCGIIGFQNMGQLEKNYGKDIAKAILGACSTKFIFNPGENESAQLFSNFLGDEEIKYKQKSRSTGGKNNSTSISDQEKTRKLFESAQFLKLIAGKCVFINPTYANKKEGSVPLLKTIKISQPLKNIEKYNQLKWARIVSLLARRSTQKFPSGQDLALRVNQVELRFPIPQNPQAVSNNPGLTSKKVGSMVNQDQVPSDIGF from the coding sequence ATGAGCAAATCTTTCAAAGTAAATAGCGCTAATCCTCAAGGATTTCGATTTGAGCAATTACAAAATCCTTCAGACGCAATTGGCAAATACACTCATCATTTATTTACCCCCAATGGGCTAACAGTTTTGTCTTTACTTGGTGCTTATATTTTGATGAGGGTATTTTTTGGCGATGGTAACAAGAAGAAAATTGCTACTTCTTATTGGGGTGGAGCTAAAGAAACTGCTACTGCTCAGAAAAAGGCTATCTTGCAAATTGCCAATCCCCAATGTGATAGTGCGGCACTTTACATTGGTAAGCATCAGGGAAAAGGTGGTGGCACTACTTTCTATATCCCTGATGTGCAAAGAGGTACGGCAGTCATCGGCGCTCCTGGTAGTGGAAAAACATTCAGCGCCATTAACCCAATGATTTACTCGGCAATTGATCAGGAATTTCCATGTATAGTCTACGACTTTAAGTATCCTTCTCAAGCGAAAGTTGCTGCCTACGCCAAATACAAGGGCTATGATGTTCACATCTTTGCACCGGGATTCCCTGAATCTGAAGTCTGCAATCCTTTAGATTTTCTCCGGGATAGTAGTGATGCCGAATCGTCCCGACAAATTTCAACCGTCATCAATAAGAATTTCCGACTTCTGGGCAATTCAACTGAAGATGGGTTCTTTGGCCCTTCGGGGGATCAGCTGACTCAGGCAATTCTAATGTTAGCTAAAGAGTTCGGTCAATTCGCAGATGTTATGACTTGCGCCGCGATACTTTCTAGCGAACAAATGGTCAAACGCCTGATGGCTGCTTCTCTCAATCCTTGGGTAAAAATTGCCTTTGGGCAACTGTTCAGTTCTGCTGCATCTGAAAAGACTGTTGCAGGCATTGTTGCAACTGCCAGTATTATGTTTACTCGCTTTATGGCCAAAAACACACTAGGCTGCTTCATTGGAAAGACGACTTTACCTTTAGAAATTAAAGGTAAGCAAATGATTATCTTTGGGTTGGATAGAGAGCGCCGAGATGCAGTAGGGCCTCTCATGACCAGCATTTTACACATGACCATCGCCCGTAACATTGCCAAAAAGCGACTTGATCCACTCATCGTTGCACTGGATGAATTACCCTCGATTTACTTACCTGACCTGTACAGATGGCTCAACGAATCTCGTTCTGAGGGCTTCTGCGGTATTATCGGCTTCCAAAATATGGGGCAGCTTGAGAAAAATTACGGTAAAGATATCGCTAAAGCTATCCTTGGCGCTTGCAGCACTAAGTTTATATTCAATCCTGGTGAGAACGAGTCGGCGCAATTATTCTCCAACTTCTTGGGTGATGAAGAGATTAAGTACAAGCAAAAAAGCCGTTCTACTGGGGGTAAAAATAATAGCACGAGCATCAGCGACCAAGAAAAAACGAGAAAGCTTTTTGAATCGGCTCAATTTCTGAAGTTAATTGCTGGTAAATGCGTTTTCATTAACCCAACTTATGCTAATAAAAAGGAAGGTTCAGTTCCACTGTTGAAAACTATTAAAATTTCTCAGCCTCTCAAAAATATTGAGAAATACAATCAACTAAAATGGGCGAGAATTGTTAGTTTACTAGCTAGGAGAAGTACGCAGAAATTTCCCTCTGGGCAAGATTTAGCTTTGCGAGTTAACCAAGTTGAGTTACGCTTTCCCATTCCCCAAAATCCTCAAGCTGTTTCTAATAATCCCGGTCTGACATCAAAAAAAGTTGGCAGCATGGTTAATCAAGACCAAGTTCCTTCTGATATCGGGTTTTAA